In the genome of Chryseobacterium sp. G0186, the window CTAACCAAAATCTATGAAACCCCAGCTCTTCCGCTTTTTGTGCATACTCTATCACGGATGTGATATTTTGTAAAGAGTCTATTTTATCTCTTTCGCCAAGTTCTAGAATACTCAATTTAATATTTCCCATGATGAATGTTATTTAAATAAGTAATAATTTATCCCAATCTCCTACGTTATCACCCAGATATTCTTTTACACTTAGGATAGCTCCTATTTTTCCGTTGATGTATGAATAATCAGCTTCTCCATTAGATGTATCCAGGAAATCGCTCGTCTTTACAATCCATTGCTCATAAGCATTAGAAGTAATTTCCGGCATAATATTTTGATCGTAGAGGACTTTGTAAAGTTGTGCAACCCCTGCACTTCCGAAGAAAAGTCTGTAATCCTCATTGTGTACAGTTTGCTTTAGCTCTGTACGCTTAACAGACTCTTCAATAATGATATTTGCATTTTCTATCATATTCTCTGTTTTATAGATTTCCGGAAGAGAATATAATGTCGTAGAGAAGTTCAAATCACTATTTGACCATGTTAAAGCTGGTCGCCAGTTAAGAAAAAGTTCTTCTTCTTCTCTGTATACTGTTCTGGGTAATACATACCTTGTATTTTCTATCATCGTATTATTATTTCTAATAATATTTTCCTGATAGTTTAAAGAATCATTAATAAGGGCATTCATTCTTTCATCATTAATTTCTGAAAATATTTTAACTAATGAAGGAAGTCCGTGTGCATATCCGAAATGAGTTCCCTGTAATAATCCGGCATCATTAAAGAAAGGAGATCTTGTATTTTGGTTTTCTTTTTCTAAAATCTTATCAATAATTGCAGTTACATATTCTTTTTCACCACAAAGATTCAGATAATATAAGATTCCAATTCCGCCATATAGATAGTCGAAATTATTGTTTTCTGTATATTGGATGGCATCTTCGAAAAATTTTTCGTTTAAGCCACTTAAGTCTATGTTATTGTTATCGGAAAGTACATTTAATTGATCCATTTCTCGAAGTAACCATCCTAATCCGGAAAGTCCTCCATAAATACTTTCTTTGAGAAGTAATGAAGAGTTGGCATCTAATACTTTACTGATTACTGATCCCAGGATTTCATTTGCTTTTTCAGCATATTTTCCTGTATTGTCTAAATGTATTAATGAATACGCGTAGCTTAACTTCCCTGTGAACAGTCCGTCACTTCCTGGCAGTTCTGTGTCCATGGAAAGTATTTTGTTTAGTTCTTTTTCAATTTTAGTTCTCATAGTTTATAGTTTAGGAAGTTTAAAAAGTCATAGTTTTTTATTTTTGCGGCAATCATGGCGATGCCTACTCCACTTACTCCGGATGAAAATGATAGAGAAGAAGACGGAATAAACCTATTGAGTTGTGGAGAAAAGTTATTTTTTTCTTCTTCTTGTAATAGCTCTAAAATTTCTTTTTTATCAACCTCTAAATCAAAATCTTCTTCTGCTTCTATTAAACCTATTATTGAATAGATTCCGCTGGTTCCGAAGATTAGAGAGGCTTCATCTTTAGTTATTTTGCTAGTGTCTTTGAGACATCTTTCTAATACTTTTTTTGCTTTTGCTTTCAGAGAATCGTTTTGTAAGACTTTCCCCGATTTGTATAATATGGTTGCGATACCTATATCTCCATATACAAGATTACTCTTTATAGGATATTTAGTATCTTCTATTTGGGAGGGGAAGAAGTTATGATCCCCAGTTTTTTCAAGATAAATAATGCTCTTTAAGCCTCTATCTATGATACTTTTTACATCAATTTTTGTAATAAATTTTTCATCTTTTAAACATTCAAGAAGAAAATTGATAATTCCTGCTGAACCATGAAAAATTCCTAATTCGTGAAGATATTTCCCGTCTCTTTCTACATCTGATTGCCAAACCAATCCATCTTCGTGGGCAATAGCTTTCTTCGTAATCTTTTCAATGATTTCATTGACTTGGATATATTTTTTATTTTGCAAATAATATATCCCAAAACTTACAAGTCCTGATTGTGGACTCAAGGTTTCAGCTTCCAGAATTTTTGCATATTCACTGTCAATGATCGGGTGAATAATATCTAAAAAGCTTTCTACACTTTCTATATCCAGAGCCTGCTCATCTACATAATAATGTATAAGGGTTGCAATCTCCAATAATTCTTTAGAAAAATTAGGAATAGGAGAATAATTCTTGGAAGAAATTAAATTCATTGCTTCATCAAGATAATTAATTGCATCCTGTAGATATCTTTCCTCCTGTGTCAATAGATATAGATAATATTTAAATAGGCTAACTCCACCTAATCCGTAAGAAACACTGCTAGAATATACTTCTACATCAGATGAATCAATAAAATTGTTGATAAAATAAATTTGATTATTCTCCATAATTCCTAATTTTTAGATAGTGGTAAGTCTTATCCGCAGAAGTTACAAGATGCTCCTATACAGCTCCAGCTTCCTCCTTCAAGGCTTTGGTCTGCATCACCAACATTCTTTCCTCCTTTTACCTTATTTAATTGATCTTCCTGTAGTTTTGTAACAGCGTCCTTGCTAAGCGTTACTTCTTTTCCTAGTTTTACTGATTTGTTGTTCATTGTTATAATTTTTATTGGTTAATATTTGGTATATAGTTGATTATTGATTATCCACATCCGTTGCAAGATGCTGCCACACAGCTGAAGCTTCCGCCTTCAAGCTCTTGGTCCATATCGCCAACCTTCTTTCCGCCTTTTACCTTGTTTAACTGATCTTCCTGTAGTTTTGTAACAGCGTCCTTGTTAAGCGTTACTTCTTTGCCTAGTTTTACTGATTTGTTGTTCATTGTTGTAATTGTTATTGGTTAATATTTGGTATATAGTTGATTATCCACACCAGTTGCAAGATGCTCCGATACAGCTAAAGCTTCCTCCCTCAAGGTCTTGGTCCATATCGCCAACCTTCTTTCCGCCTTTTACCTTGTTTAATTGGTCTTCCTGTAGTTTTGTAACAGCGTCCTTGTTAAGCGTTACTTCTTTGCCTAGTTTTACTGATTTGTTGTTCATTGTTGTAATTGTTATTGGTTAATATTTGGTATATAGTTGATTATCCACACCAGTTGCAAGATGCTCCGATACAGCTAAAGCTTCCTCCCTCAAGGTCTTGGTCCATATCGCCAACCTTCTTTCCGCCTTTTACCTTGTTTAACTGATCTTCCTGTAGTTTTGTAACAGCGTCCTTGTTAAGCGTTACTTCTTTGCCTAGTTTTACTGATTTGTTGTTCATTGTTGTAATTGTTATTGGTTAATATTTTGATCTATAGTTGATTATTGATTATCCACATCCGTTGCAAGATAATCCTACACAGCTCCAGCTTCCTCCTTCAAGGTCTTGGTCCATATCGCCAACCTTCTTTCCGCCTTTTACCTTGTTTAACTGATCTTCCTGTAGTTTTGTAACAGCGTCCTTGTTAAGCGTTACTTCTTTGCCTAGTTTTACTGATTTGTTGTTCATTGTTGTAATTGTTATTGGTTAATATTTTGATCTATAGTTGATTATTGATTATCCACATCCGTTGCAAGATAATCCTACACAGCTAAAGCTTCCCTCAAGGTCTTGGTCCATATCGCCAACCTTCTTTCCGCCT includes:
- a CDS encoding class I lanthipeptide produces the protein MNNKSVKLGKEVTLNKDAVTKLQEDQLNKVKGGKKVGDMDQDLEGGSWSCVGLSCNGCG
- a CDS encoding class I lanthipeptide; protein product: MNNKSVKLGKEVTLNKDAVTKLQEDQLNKVKGGKKVGDMDQELEGGSFSCVAASCNGCG
- a CDS encoding class I lanthipeptide, with translation MNNKSVKLGKEVTLNKDAVTKLQEDQLNKVKGGKKVGDMDQDLEGGSFSCIGASCNWCG
- a CDS encoding lanthionine synthetase LanC family protein; translation: MRTKIEKELNKILSMDTELPGSDGLFTGKLSYAYSLIHLDNTGKYAEKANEILGSVISKVLDANSSLLLKESIYGGLSGLGWLLREMDQLNVLSDNNNIDLSGLNEKFFEDAIQYTENNNFDYLYGGIGILYYLNLCGEKEYVTAIIDKILEKENQNTRSPFFNDAGLLQGTHFGYAHGLPSLVKIFSEINDERMNALINDSLNYQENIIRNNNTMIENTRYVLPRTVYREEEELFLNWRPALTWSNSDLNFSTTLYSLPEIYKTENMIENANIIIEESVKRTELKQTVHNEDYRLFFGSAGVAQLYKVLYDQNIMPEITSNAYEQWIVKTSDFLDTSNGEADYSYINGKIGAILSVKEYLGDNVGDWDKLLLI
- a CDS encoding lanthionine synthetase LanC family protein, producing MENNQIYFINNFIDSSDVEVYSSSVSYGLGGVSLFKYYLYLLTQEERYLQDAINYLDEAMNLISSKNYSPIPNFSKELLEIATLIHYYVDEQALDIESVESFLDIIHPIIDSEYAKILEAETLSPQSGLVSFGIYYLQNKKYIQVNEIIEKITKKAIAHEDGLVWQSDVERDGKYLHELGIFHGSAGIINFLLECLKDEKFITKIDVKSIIDRGLKSIIYLEKTGDHNFFPSQIEDTKYPIKSNLVYGDIGIATILYKSGKVLQNDSLKAKAKKVLERCLKDTSKITKDEASLIFGTSGIYSIIGLIEAEEDFDLEVDKKEILELLQEEEKNNFSPQLNRFIPSSSLSFSSGVSGVGIAMIAAKIKNYDFLNFLNYKL
- a CDS encoding class I lanthipeptide, with translation MNNKSVKLGKEVTLNKDAVTKLQEDQLNKVKGGKKVGDMDQDLEGGSFSCIGASCNWCG
- a CDS encoding class I lanthipeptide, which codes for MNNKSVKLGKEVTLSKDAVTKLQEDQLNKVKGGKNVGDADQSLEGGSWSCIGASCNFCG